In the Gasterosteus aculeatus chromosome X, fGasAcu3.hap1.1, whole genome shotgun sequence genome, one interval contains:
- the LOC144383626 gene encoding parathyroid hormone-like encodes MKVNMRGLDRRNVLISLCIVHLLALSEGRPVRKRAVSEVQLMHDLGALKQARERRQWLQRRLQGAHAGLTWGGAGEAGRAGRRERPE; translated from the exons ATGAAGGTCAACATGCGCGGTCTGGACCGTAGAAACGTGCTCATTTCGCTCTGCATCGTGCACCTCCTCGCGCTCAGTGAGGGGCGCCCCGTAAG GAAGAGGGCCGTGAGCGAGGTGCAGCTCATGCACGACCTCGGGGCGCTGAAGCAGGCGCGGGAGCGTCGCCAGTGGCTGCAGAGGAGGCTCCAGGGGGCCCACGCGGGCCTGACGTGGGGCGGCGCGGGGGAGGCGGGCCGGGCGGGCAGGAGAGAGCGGCCCGAGTAG